From one Poseidonibacter antarcticus genomic stretch:
- the atpG gene encoding ATP synthase F1 subunit gamma has product MANLKEIKLQIGSVKNTQKTTKAMKLVSSAKLTRTRQLSDQARSYAGKINDVLSDIAAKVSKVQDEGNIGKAFIANDNPKTVDIVFVTADKGLCGGFNMATIKTVSKMMDEYSTKGTTVRLRAAGRKGVDYFNFQGVELHQAISDLSSAPEYDRAADFIKDVVEDFNNGITDKVIVIYNGFLNMLTQEIRVRELLPISLDNVDLKESSSMLNIEPDDDEEVLNELTGKYIDFNMYYALLDSLAAEHSARMQAMEAATKNAKEKVDSLTVEYNKARQAAITTELIEIISGVESLK; this is encoded by the coding sequence ATGGCTAACTTAAAAGAAATTAAATTACAAATTGGTAGTGTGAAAAACACTCAGAAGACAACTAAAGCTATGAAGCTTGTATCTTCTGCAAAACTAACGCGAACTAGACAATTGTCTGATCAAGCTAGAAGTTATGCAGGTAAGATAAATGATGTTCTTTCTGATATCGCTGCTAAAGTTAGCAAAGTTCAAGACGAGGGAAATATCGGTAAGGCATTTATTGCAAATGATAATCCAAAAACAGTGGATATTGTTTTTGTAACTGCTGATAAAGGACTTTGCGGTGGTTTTAATATGGCAACAATTAAAACTGTTAGTAAAATGATGGACGAATATAGTACAAAAGGTACAACAGTTAGATTAAGAGCTGCTGGGAGAAAAGGTGTTGATTACTTTAACTTTCAAGGTGTAGAATTACATCAAGCAATTTCTGATTTATCTTCAGCTCCTGAGTATGATAGAGCGGCAGATTTTATTAAAGATGTTGTAGAAGACTTTAACAATGGCATTACTGATAAAGTAATTGTTATTTATAATGGATTCTTAAACATGTTAACTCAAGAAATTAGAGTTAGAGAATTGTTACCAATTAGCTTAGATAATGTTGATTTAAAAGAATCAAGTTCTATGTTAAATATTGAACCAGATGATGATGAAGAAGTGTTAAATGAATTAACAGGTAAATATATTGATTTCAATATGTATTACGCTCTACTTGACTCTTTAGCTGCTGAACATTCTGCAAGAATGCAAGCAATGGAAGCTGCAACTAAAAATGCAAAAGAGAAAGTTGATTCGTTAACAGTAGAATATAACAAAGCTAGACAAGCTGCAATTACAACAGAGTTAATTGAAATTATCTCTGGTGTAGAATCATTAAAATAA